In a single window of the Sesamum indicum cultivar Zhongzhi No. 13 linkage group LG16, S_indicum_v1.0, whole genome shotgun sequence genome:
- the LOC105178678 gene encoding AP-1 complex subunit gamma-2-like isoform X2 yields MVKVLTQDPDSSIRERALELVCLLVNESNVKPLTKELVDYLEVSEPEFKGDLTAKICSIMEKFSPEKIWCIDQMVKVLTQGPDSSIRKRALELVCLLVNESNVKPLTKELVDYLEVSEPEFKGDLTAKICSIMEKFSPEKIWCIDQMVKVLTQAGNYVKDEVWHALIIVITNAPNLHGYTVKALNKAVQTAGGQETLVRVAVWCIGEYREMLVGNSGMLDVEERINVILSIRHQELITF; encoded by the exons ATGGTGAAGGTTCTAACACAG GATCCAGATTCTTCGATCCGTGAAAGGGCCCTCGAGCTTGTTTGTCTTCTAGTAAATGAAAGCAATGTGAAGCCTTTGACAAAGGAGCTTGTTGATTATCTAGAAGTAAGTGAACCGGAATTTAAGGGAGACCTCACGGCCAAAATTTGCTCAATTATGGAGAA GTTTTCCCCTGAAAAAATATGGTGCATTGATCAGATGGTGAAGGTTCTAACACAG GGTCCAGATTCTTCGATCCGTAAAAGGGCCCTAGAGCTTGTTTGTCTTCTAGTAAATGAAAGCAATGTGAAGCCTTTGACAAAGGAGCTTGTTGATTATCTAGAAGTAAGTGAACCAGAATTTAAGGGAGACCTCACGGCCAAAATTTGCTCAATTATGGAGAA GTTTTCCCCTGAAAAAATATGGTGCATTGATCAGATGGTTAAGGTTCTAACACAG GCTGGGAATTATGTGAAGGATGAAGTCTGGCATGCCCTTATCATTGTAATTACTAATGCTCCTAACCTCCATGGATATACTGTTAAAGCACTTAACAAGGCTGTACAAACAGCAGGCGGACAG GAAACTCTTGTTCGAGTTGCTGTATGGTGCATTGGAGAATATCGGGAGATGTTGGTTGGTAATTCTGGCATGCTTGATGTGGAGGAAAGGATAAAT GTAATCCTGTCCATTAGACACCAAGAACTAATAACCTTTTGA
- the LOC105178678 gene encoding AP-1 complex subunit gamma-2-like isoform X1: protein MVKVLTQDPDSSIRERALELVCLLVNESNVKPLTKELVDYLEVSEPEFKGDLTAKICSIMEKFSPEKIWCIDQMVKVLTQGPDSSIRKRALELVCLLVNESNVKPLTKELVDYLEVSEPEFKGDLTAKICSIMEKFSPEKIWCIDQMVKVLTQAGNYVKDEVWHALIIVITNAPNLHGYTVKALNKAVQTAGGQETLVRVAVWCIGEYREMLVGNSGMLDVEERINVCSCFLKVFLIFFYHQNSRLLY, encoded by the exons ATGGTGAAGGTTCTAACACAG GATCCAGATTCTTCGATCCGTGAAAGGGCCCTCGAGCTTGTTTGTCTTCTAGTAAATGAAAGCAATGTGAAGCCTTTGACAAAGGAGCTTGTTGATTATCTAGAAGTAAGTGAACCGGAATTTAAGGGAGACCTCACGGCCAAAATTTGCTCAATTATGGAGAA GTTTTCCCCTGAAAAAATATGGTGCATTGATCAGATGGTGAAGGTTCTAACACAG GGTCCAGATTCTTCGATCCGTAAAAGGGCCCTAGAGCTTGTTTGTCTTCTAGTAAATGAAAGCAATGTGAAGCCTTTGACAAAGGAGCTTGTTGATTATCTAGAAGTAAGTGAACCAGAATTTAAGGGAGACCTCACGGCCAAAATTTGCTCAATTATGGAGAA GTTTTCCCCTGAAAAAATATGGTGCATTGATCAGATGGTTAAGGTTCTAACACAG GCTGGGAATTATGTGAAGGATGAAGTCTGGCATGCCCTTATCATTGTAATTACTAATGCTCCTAACCTCCATGGATATACTGTTAAAGCACTTAACAAGGCTGTACAAACAGCAGGCGGACAG GAAACTCTTGTTCGAGTTGCTGTATGGTGCATTGGAGAATATCGGGAGATGTTGGTTGGTAATTCTGGCATGCTTGATGTGGAGGAAAGGATAAATGTATGTTCATgctttttgaaagttttcttaattttcttttatcatcAGAATTCCAGACTTTTGTATTAA
- the LOC110013267 gene encoding asparagine--tRNA ligase, cytoplasmic 1-like: MSHGGVSGAVRRQLRLKAENVMGPDGAPMQRQHPQEKQWRRLGVLIDDIKCAEAYVRFLCERLLDHCYDDMEFMTKFIYKTALQRLEVVAKSKFHRVTYTEAVAILEEVAKLIDFPPNYDNGYLTEEKFKAPIIVYNYPKAIKAWYMKVNEDDKTVVAMDVLVPKVGELIGCSQREENYDVLKQRLRFKHHKQLLEKDY; this comes from the exons ATGAGCCACGGTGGAGTTAGTGGTGCAGTGCGCCGACAATTGCGACTCAAGGCGGAGAATGTGATGGGGCCTGATGGTGCCCCTATGCAAAGGCAGCACCCACAGGAGAAGCAGTGGCGGAGGTTGG GTGTGCTGATT GATGATATTAAATGTGCGGAAGCATATGTCAGGTTTCTTTGTGAGAGATTGCTTGACCATTGCTATGATGATATGGAGTTCATgaccaaatttatttataaaactgCCCTCCAACGACTTGAAGTTGTTGCAAAATCCAAGTTTCACAGAGTCACTTACACTGAGGCAGTTGCCATTCTTGAGGAAGTAGCGAAA CTCATAGATTTCCCCCCAAATTATGATAACGGATACTTGACTGAAGAGAAGTTCAAAGCACCTATTATTGTCTATAACTATCCAAAAGCAATCAAAGCCTGGTATATGAAGGTCAATGAAGACGATAAAACTGTTGTTGCAATGGATGTGCTTGTACCTAAG GTGGGGGAACTTATTGGTTGTAGCCAAAGAGAAGAGAATTATGACGTTCTCAAGCAAAG GCTTCGCTTTAAGCATCATAAGCAGTTGTTAGAAAAGGATTATTGA
- the LOC105178679 gene encoding uncharacterized protein LOC105178679, with protein MAAILASYSCCCSIGELAYRGRVQDDLSFSGLLSHNSYADFDKDLYNLAKARKFYRFRVRMQQTEIPTKVGTNGRATKMLPATEVKKRISPSISTTDNVNGAPKNVNGVRDVNGGRSLVKRDPTPPLSKTSTTKELPPIEDLKVLPSDEGFSWANENYNSVQRTIDVWSFVLSLRARIFLDNAKWTYVGGFSEDKQGERRRRTASWLRECVLQLGPTFIKLGQLSSTRSDLFPKEFVDELAKLQDRVPAFSPSKAKKFVENELGAPIHILYKEFEDLPIAAASLGQVHRAILHNGEKVVVKVQRPGLKKLFNIDLKNLKLIAEYFQRSETLGGPTRDWIGIYEECAKILYEEIDYVNEGKNADRFRRDFRNIKWVRVPMVYWDYTATKVLTLEYAPGIKINQLDMIDARGYSRANISSRAIEAYLIQILKTGFFHADPHPGNLAIDVDEALIYYDFGMMGEIKSFTKERLLEVFYAVYEKDAKKVMQGLIDLGALQPTGDMTSVRRSVQFFLDNLLNQRPDQQQTLSAIGEDLFAIATDQPFRFPSTFTFVLRAFSTLEGIGYTLNPDFSFPKIAAPYAQELLDLRQQQRTGTLVQEIRKQADDARSSTISMPYRIQQIEDIVKQLESGDLKLRVRVLESERAARKATVLQMATIYTVAGGTLLNLGVTFSNQGSEVIANGSFVAAGVFFTLFIRSMQRVSRLDKFEKMI; from the exons ATGGCGGCGATACTGGCTTCATATAGCTGCTGTTGTAGCATTGGAGAATTAGCATATCGTGGAAGGGTGCAAGATGATCTGAGTTTTTCAGGCTTGTTATCGCACAATAGTTATGCAGATTTTGACAAAGATTTGTACAATCTGGCTAAAGCTAGGAAATTCTATAGGTTTCGAGTCAGAATGCAACAGACAGAAATTCCCACAAAAGTAGGTACAAACGGACGAGCTACTAAAATGTTACCTGCAACCGAGGTCAAGAAACGAATCTCTCCATCCATAAGTACAACAGACAACGTAAATGGAGCCCCCAAGAATGTGAATGGGGTACGTGATGTGAATGGAGGAAGAAGTCTTGTTAAGAGAGATCCTACTCCACCCCTTTCAAAAACTTCAACTACTAAAGAGCTTCCTCCTATTGAAGACCTGAAAGTTTTACCTTCAGATGAAGGTTTTAGTTGGGCcaatgaaaattataactcAGTACAAAGAACTATAGATGTGTGGTCTTTTGTTCTTTCACTTCGTGCGCGAATCTTTTTGGACAATGCAAAGTGGACATATGTTGGAGGCTTCTCCGAGGATAAGCAG GGGGAGAGGAGACGACGTACTGCCTCATGGTTAAGGGAATGTGTGTTGCAACTTGGTCCGACTTTTATAAAGCTTGGTCAATTGTCATCAACTAGATCCGATCTGTTTCCCAAAGAATTTGTTGATGAGCTTGCGAAGTTGCAG GATAGAGTACCTGCCTTTTCACCAAGCAAAGCAAAGAAATTCGTTGAAAATGAATTGGGTGCACCTATCCACATTTTGTACAAGGAGTTTGAAGACTTACCAATTGCAGCTGCTAGTCTTGGTCAG GTACACCGGGCTATCTTGCACAACGGAGAGAAAGTAGTCGTGAAAGTTCAAAGACCAGGACTAAAGAAACTTTTCAACATTGATCTTA AAAATTTAAAGCTGATCGCTGAATACTTTCAAAGGAGTGAAACTCTCGGCGGCCCAACAAGGGATTGGATTGGAATATATGAAGAATGTGCTAA GATCTTGTACGAGGAAATTGATTACGTGAATGAAGGAAAGAATGCTGATAGATTTCGTCGGGATTTTCGAAATATAAAGTGGGTCCGAGTACCT ATGGTCTACTGGGATTATACAGCAACAAAGGTGTTGACGTTGGAGTATGCTCCCG GCATTAAGATAAACCAGTTAGATATGATAGACGCGCGGGGATACAGTCGGGCTAATATTTCGTCACGTGCTATTGAAGCCTACTTAATTCAG ATACTAAAGACTGGTTTCTTCCATGCTGATCCTCATCCTGGAAATCTTGCTATTGATGTGGACGAAGCGCTTATTTACTACGACTTCGGCATGATGGGAGAAATTAAGAGCTTTACAAAGGAAAGACTCTTAGAGGTTTTCTATGCTGTTTATGAAAAGGATGCAAAAAAG GTTATGCAAGGTCTCATAGATCTTGGAGCACTTCAGCCCACAGGAGACATGACATCG GTGAGGAGATCGGTGCAGTTTTTCTTGGATAATTTGCTAAACCAGAGACCCGATCAACAGCAAACTTTGTCAGCAATTGGTGAG GATTTATTTGCAATAGCAACAGATCAGCCATTCCGCTTTCCTTCCACTTTTACATTCGTGCTGAGGGCGTTTTCAACACTTGAAG GCATCGGCTATACTCTCAACCCGGATTTTTCCTTTCCGAAGATTGCTGCACCTTATGCTCAG GAGCTCTTGGACTTAAGACAGCAGCAGCGTACTGGGACACTCGTTCAAGAAATAAGGAAACAAGCCGACGAT GCAAGATCGTCCACGATCTCCATGCCTTATCGGATCCAGCAGATAGAAGACATAGTGAAACAGCTTGAATCCGGAGATTTGAAGCTCCGAGTCCGAGTCCTCGAG TCGGAGAGAGCAGCAAGAAAAGCTACAGTACTACAGATGGCAACCATATATACCGTTGCCGGCGGTACCCTCCTAAATCTTGGGGTCACATTCAGCAACCAAGGCAGTGAAGTCATCGCAAACGGTTCTTTCGTTGCTGCAG GTGTTTTCTTCACTCTGTTTATCAGATCCATGCAGAGGGTGAGCAGACTtgataaatttgagaaaatgatTTGA